The proteins below are encoded in one region of Triticum aestivum cultivar Chinese Spring chromosome 1B, IWGSC CS RefSeq v2.1, whole genome shotgun sequence:
- the LOC123080338 gene encoding uncharacterized protein: protein MELHFRTGEERCPLMGAAATSANSETSATRVHDGLVGCDGTGYHGESLPLPASDPDGLWRRAAKERIRERILREEAEALALEFEVWRELMEERASLLARLAGGSETRAAPTVPSLKTAPIDHQCVQVGSKVDVSAAVPANKRKTPHVAAASVVSAATGSKKQKPDLTCTVCNITAASERDIRLFLICVKELTGFVFDAVQLEAAVLPAKRKNSNVVPASSTLSAGPSSKNQKQDLTCTATSEKGMQDHLKGKARMNMTASLAVGACRNGSGSETVPMEANGVRRLDGGILLCELCDVKAPSECVMRTHLSGRKHTNKQKAAADAGAGQEVKKAAAAATIGSPSKVAASIAVNSSDDSMKKPATGEMEVVVSSATPQVDVAAPVCARVSSMAPMEVDEGAAKAEEQEKADALEEGAVAIDGGPAVTGEEYYIKAEGKLFVTLRQADGSLSCGLCAVHGCDKRGMINHIYTRDHWRRACLAEEKRASEALPEAVNKEGDGISVTDGEAHVDN, encoded by the exons ATGGAGCTCCACTTCCGCACCGGCGAGGAGCGCTGTCCGTTGATGGGGGCCGCGGCTACGTCGGCCAACTCCGAGACATC AGCCACACGCGTGCATGACGGTCTCGTCGGCTGCGATGGCACGGGGTACCACGGGGAGAGCTTACCGCTGCCGGCATCGGATCCGGACGGCCTGTGGCGCCGGGCGGCGAAGGAGAGGATAAGGGAGCGGATcctgcgcgaggaggcggaggcgctgGCGCTCGAGTTCGAGGTCTGGCGTGAGCTCATGGAAGAGCGCGCCAGTTTGCTCGCGCGGTTGGCCGGCGGGTCGGAAACTAGGGCAGCGCCGACGGTGCCATCGCTGAAGACGGCGCCGATCGATCACCAG TGTGTGCAGGTTGGATCCAAAGTAGACGTGTCTGCGGCCGTGCCAGCCAACAAGCGGAAAACCCCTCATGTCGCTGCTGCATCCGTTGTTTCGGCGGCCACAGGCAGCAAGAAGCAGAAGCCTGATCTGACATGCACTGTGTGCAACATCACGGCAGCCagtgag AGAGACATAAGATTATTTCTTATATGTGTCAAAGAATTGACCGGTTTTGTGTTTGATGCAGTTCAGCTTGAAG CAGCCGTGCTACCGGCCAAGCGGAAGAACTCCAACGTTGTCCCTGCCTCATCAACCCTTTCAGCTGGGCCAAGCAGCAAGAATCAGAAGCAAGACTTGACCTGCACGGCGACCAGTGAGAAGGGCATGCAGGATCACCTCAAAGGGAAGGCTCGCATGAATATGACGGCCTCACTTGCTGTCGGTGCATGTCGCAACGGGTCAGGGTCAGAAACTGTGCCCATGGAGGCCAATGGCGTGCGCCGACTGGACGGCGGCATCCTACTGTGTGAGCTCTGTGACGTGAAGGCGCCGTCGGAGTGCGTCATGCGGACTCACCTGTCCGGCAGGAAGCACACCAACAAACAGAAggccgccgctgacgccggtgcagGACAGGAggtgaagaaggccgccgccgccgccacgatcGGCAGCCCATCCAAGGTAGCCGCCTCCATCGCGGTCAACAGCAGCGATGACTCCATGAAGAAACCAGCAACGGGAGAGATGGAGGTGGTAGTGTCATCAGCAACGCCTCAAGTGGACGTCGCCGCCCCGGTCTGCGCCCGTGTCTCCTCCATGGCGCCCATGGAAGTAGACGAAGGTGCTGCCAAAGCTGAAGAACAAGAGAAAGCTGATGCCCTCGAAGAGGGAGCCGTGGCGATCGACGGAGGCCCCGCCGTGACCGGCGAGGAGTATTACATCAAGGCGGAGGGCAAGCTGTTCGTCACGCTGCGCCAGGCGGACGGCAGCCTCTCGTGTGGTCTGTGCGCCGTGCACGGCTGTGACAAGCGCGGCATGATCAATCACATCTACACCAGGGACCACTGGCGCAGAGCCTGTCTCGCCGAGGAGAAGCGGGCATCGGAGGCACTGCCAGAGGCGGTGAACAAAGAAGGCGACGGCATCTCGGTCACCGACGGAGAGGCTCATGTCGACAACTGA